The DNA window tggatggaggggccCAATGACTCTTGCGGCCAGCAGGCACGGGCCGCCTCAAAAGCATGCAGAATTGCGCCCGACTGACAGAGCGGCATGGCAGCATGTTTACGACTGGCCTTGCACTTTATAGAAGCAGATTCCGTTACAGCGTACCATAGATGCAATAAGCTGCTACATTGTATAAGGTACCTGAGTACGTATAGGTTAGTACGTATCATGGCCTGGGCCAATGTTGGTTTCGTTGGCCCGCAATCATATTCCAGagcctgcgcctgccgcatCGGGCACCGCGCGCTACGGAGTACTTGGCACatggatccatccatccatcctgcCACAGCTCACCGCCCGAAGTTGTTGCCCCTGGGCCGACTCTCGTCGCGCGCACTTGCACCCTTTACTCCTGCGACTCTTCGCTAACTAGGCACCGCACGGAGCCAACACCGTCACACACACGTGTCGCTGGAGCTTGTCCATGGCTGAGCTCAAGGCTTCTCGTGCGAAGCAGTTCATGTCACGGCGCTCATCATTTTTTCCCTCAGCGCGCTCGCTTGTGATACCTCGAGCTTCCACCTGGACCACCCAGGCCTCACGGAGAGCTTCAAGTGACGCGACGACCGCGTGAGGAGCGGTCCCTCCGCGATCATGGCGCGGGGGAAAGCTTCGAACATGCCGTCCCACGGCGCAGGCTCCATGGCCGGGTCCGTGGACAAGGACAGAGAAGCCTTCGAGATGCGGCAGTACGAACTGATCCTGCAACTACAGGACACCATCCTCTCTGGTCGGCACCCGACGATCCGGCCGCCCAAGGATCAGAGTGCTATTATCGCACGGCCCCCAGCTGATGGATATGCTGTGCCGTCGACAGTCACAGATGCTAAGCATGCGAACCGCACAGGCGGCgcgcagtcgtcgtcgacgagtaAAGCCAAGGGCAAAGGGAAGGCCCCGGCTGTGGCGAAAGCGTCCACGTCGAGCGGCACGGGCCCTCTCGCAACGAGGGCCGTTGAGTTCGATCCGATACTCCTCGAAAAGTCCGAGGAACTGGTGCAGGCCGAGCTGATGCTGCAACGGCAGAGACTCGAGCGAGCCCTGAAAGACGAAGTGgaccggcgacgagggcctaGGGCCTCTCAAGCGGAGAAGCAGAACGCAGAGCTTGATCTGTCCGATGTTCTCTCCAAGGCCCAGGCCCTCGTTCCCGCGGTCCAGGATCCTCCCCCTCCTACTGCTACtgccacagccgccgccgccactatGCCAGCTGAAGACGGTTTAACTGATAACAAGGACGCTGAAAGTGATTCGTTCGATGACGATACCTTTTATTCCTCGCAGCACGAGACACCTCAGTCTCACATGGCTTCTCGAGTTCGCAACGCATCTGAAGCGGCACACAGCCCGACCGTTGTCGCCCGCgaaccgccgccccccgcccaggccgctcCTCAACAACCACCCGGCCAGCAGCCTACCACCCTCCCTGGGCAACCGACCGCGAATGCTGTAAGGCGTGTCGACGCCCAGCCTATTTCGCTTGCGAACGCTCCCACGGCCGCTCCCCAACCCCGCGTGGTTCCAGGCCTGAATAATTATATTGGCGTGGAAGAAGCCTCGACTCGATTCGTTCAAGCCCCAACGAGCGGCGAGCAGAGCTTATCAGACGACTCAGCACACATGGACTACGAGCCCCCGGAAGCCGAAGACAATATGAGTTGCGTTGCGCAGCGAATCGACTCGTATATGGAGATGCATCCTCCGTCACCGCACATAAGGAGCCATGCTTTACAGCCGCTGGCACCTCAACCGTCTCAGGTCTCTTTACTGGTTGCCGCTTCCCAGGGCCGGATGCCTCACCAGCAAACCATTCCCCGCACACACGGCACGCCGGCGCAGGttgcggcgctgcgcaatGAGCACTCCACGGCGACCAGTCCCGACAGCTCATCCCAAGGTGGGAAGGGCtcggagaggaagaaggcgaggaagaagaaaagaaaggcAGACCGGCAAGCGCCGGATGCTAACGTCAGTCCCTACATAAAGCCCGAGCCTCGATCTCCGTCGCCCATTTTTGCCCCTGAATACAGGGCAAACAAGCGCCAGCGACAGGCTCAGGGGCGTGTTGTCGATCTCGAGTATGAGCCGAGATTCGAGCCACCGCCGGCTAACGGCAATGAGGGCCAAGTCCTGACCCGGCCGTACAGAGACGAACCCATCCCGCTGGGCTACGAAGGCGCCAGCGTATATCCTCAACGCGCAGCCAGCACGACGTATCTCGGCGAGTCGAGATACGTTCGGCAGTATGTCGACGACCACAGGATACCAGCCGAGGGCCACCTTAGGAGCTATGGCCCGCAGAGCGCGCTGCCTGTGCAGTATCCTCCGCCCACCGTGGGATATGCCTCCCGGCAagtcccccctcccctcgccggcgacggttATCGAGAGCAGCCGCGACCCTATGGCGAATTCCCAGGAGACCGAGTACGCGTCGCATCCGACGGCGAATCGTACGGTGCCCCGCCGGGAGCAGCGCCACCTCGGATGGTAGTGGACGAGTTCGGCCGTGAGTACTATGACCCGGCTCATCCTGCGGTTCAGCGACCCATGGCTCCCTCGGTGAGTCCCGGAGAACCCGGTGTAGTTTACGAACGGCTACCGCCCCGAACGGCGTCCCGGCAGGCTGGGCTCGAACCCCGCAGTGATGCCGTCAGGCACAGTGCGCAGGCACCGCCAGCATATGCCGTCATGCCGAGGCGCATTGTGACGCAGCCTGAGTATGCCGGGTATGACTACCGAGACACCCATGGACGCGAGTATTCCGCACGgccaatggcgccgccggcggagtTTGTGGAGGTTGGAGGGCCTCGCGAACGAAGATTCTTTGGAGAAGCGCCGGGCCACCTAGCCAGGGCTCCAAGCACGATACCGGCGGATGCCGTACGGTACCACGAGATGCCGCCGAGCTACGGGCGCGTGCAGAGCGTGCGGCCTGAGGTGCCAGTTCGCGAatacgccgccagcgtccaCCCAgacagccgccgcgagctTGCCCAGCCCTATGTTAGAAACtatggcgcgccgcccctcggCGACTATCGCCATTCATCTCATGCCCCGCCTGGCGGCGAGATTGCCTTTATCGAGCGGCCACGTGGCGCGACGCAGGAGATTGTCTACGCGGACGACGCCAGGAGAGAGATATACCGGTAGGAAGGGCAGTGAGTGAGACGGCGCCCGGGCAGGAAGCGATGCATGCACCGGTGTTGCGTGATTCATATTCTGAACAAAATATGTGTGTACAGAATAGCATTTgtgcgaggcggccgggTTGTCACAGAGATACCCTGAATTTCGAAGTTTGAAGCACGCTTTTTTGAGATGTGTGATACGGCGCGGGTAGCATGTGTGTTTGTGCACTTCGTCCATGTTCGCAGGCCCTTGGACGTCAGGGAGGGAAACGACCCGCTCCCTCCCAAATGCATGACTGGCAAGTAACTATTACGTACACTTGGGGCGGGCCACTCCCCTCTTGCCACCATCGTTCACGGCGCGGCAAGGAAAGCAGAGTACGTACGGTACGTATACACTACTAAGGTCAGCAGGGGCGGAGCTTCAAATAAGATTTCGAACTCGCATCAATGAATGGGACGAGAGACAAGTGTAGAACCGAGGTGGGCTGTGCTTTGGCTCTTCCATCTTCTCCTCCAACAAACCGTGTGAGTGGGGGTGGATGGGGGGGATCTGACCAGCAGTTCctgggcaaggcaaggcccCGGCCTGCATCACCTTGTTTTGCtcatcggcgacggcgccggcggcagcgtttCACGTGCCCGCTGATGTTTTGCGCACGTACTACTAGAGTTAAGCAACGTGTTGGAGGCCCCCCCAACTCCCCTTTGCTCGCGCTGTGCGACGGCGGTTTGACGGGGCAGGCCCCTTGCTTGCATGGTGTTGTGTTGCGTATCTCGAGGCCCGTGAATCATGGACGTTGTTGGACCTCCGGAGTACCTACCTCACTTAACTGtgcctgctgcggcggcggcggcggcacaccTCGACGATTCGACTGGCGGAGTTGGTCTGGGGGGTTGCTTGGGTTGTTGACACTCGTGCCGTCGCGCCGAGGGAGTCTTGGGAGTTGCGTGTACGTGGAGACGGGCAAACTAGTGGTAGTAGCACTAGGTAGCAAGTAGGTCGTAGTACGTGCGCAGCAACTCAACGGGCCTCGGATCGGGCCAGTGagatggcgctgctgtcAACGGAGCATCGTTCGGAGCGCCGGGTGCTTGTCTActgtccatggcgtcgatggaCTTTACTACTATTGCTGCCTTCGTACCAGGCCGGCACATGTacgttagtaggtactaggtaTACCGTAGTAGCGGGACGGATGGACGACGcggggggcgagggaggcggagcCACGAGGTTTTTAGctgtacgtagtacgtacgtggTGGGTACCTTGATAGGAGCTGTGCTcgcgcgaggagggcatcgGAGAAAAGAGAGACGACGATCCGTGTCTGTCTCGCCTGAAAATAGCAACGGCACGAGATGCGATACGAGGGCCAgaagggcagggcaggcagtgAGTGGGCTGCGGTCGAacaagagagagggaggagacAGGGAGAGAAAGAGGTGACTGCTGCATTTTCATTGCATTCCGCAGGCGGTAGTTAGTCTCCACCCCCTCCCTACTGTTCCCATATGTAACGTGTGTGGGCGCATGAAGTGGTCGGAGCTTtcgagaaagaaagaaatGGACGAGGCATAGAGCGGTGCGGTGGACGACGTCCTCCTTGTGCTTGTCATCAATGTCCCACGTCCATGGCTATGGCGAGTGCTGCATACCTTGCCTAGCCACGATTGCATGACCTGGCGCCATCTTCGTACCAGGACCCAACGGGGGTTCACCTCGGGCAGCAAAGGAGCAGCAACAAAGGCGGACAAGACATGACAAAGACAGACTTGTTGCAGCTGCGGGACACGCTGGCCGCCCGCTACCCAGCCGGCCGGGGACCCGATCCGAACTGCCGGTCggccggacggacgggcagaTGGCTGAAGCGCTGCAGCCGGCAGaacggcaggcaggcaggcaggcaggcaggcaggcaggctgccaTTGGggccaacaacagcagcggcggcggtacaAACAGCAGCGAGAAGTGGTTGTGGTGCTCGTCCCTGTCATTGTCTTGTACCCTCACCGACGTAGGTAGCGCGTAAAGCTACGACCAAGGCCTGGCAGGGGCCCCTCTCGTCAGAGTCAAGACACGACTCGGACGCCTCGGCTGGCCGGTCGCCGTACATTGTAGGTAGGTATAGTAGCACGCGGCTTGCAGTGCGTTGCGGGCTGACTGGGGGCCTCGAATATGCGTGCGCTCGTACTACCGCACATACCTTTGTACACTGCCTCCATAGCAAGTACGAGGTGGACGGatggtggttggtggtgggctggctggctggctgtgaCTCGTGAGAgggagtcgtcgtcgccggcccccaTTATGCTcccacctcctccacgcgGCTTGCCCCGAGACCGAGTCCCGCAATTGCACCCACGATGTACCCATTGGGAACGGTCTCTGTGTGTGCTGTAGACGCacctggccgcggcgaagCACTCACTCGTTCGCAGCCatgtaggtacctaggtaggtagtagctAGGCCGGCCGTAACGTTAGGTAGTGTAGTATACGAAGTTCCCACTTTCGCGGATGTACCAACTGCACAGCACAGTCCTTTCGTTCGTGTATGCGTTGCTACTAACAGCCCAGCTGCCGGCACACGGGACGCCCTcggcacctgcagcagcgccgcgctcgggcacggcggcgagggccagggaGCAGAGCGAGCAACCCGGCCTGGACAGTTGGATCGGTACACTCTGGCGTGGCGGCTGGAACCTGAGGTAGTCTTTAGTAGGTGCAGGTCTGGGCACCGGCTGCCGGCAGGGACATCCAGGTCTGCAGCGTTTGAGCACGCGCCTGCTGGGCTctggcggaggaggacggacggacggacggacggacgatgTGAGCTGGAGGATGGATTCGAGTGCAAAAAGCCTGGATGGATTCATAGGTGGAATCGACGAGGTGCCTTCCGGTTGGGACAAGCAACAGCTGGAAGGCGCTCCCACCTGGGTCAGGACCTGTGGAGTGGAGACGCCGGGCGCCATGCCCACGAGCACCCGACCTGTGGGGACCTAACCTCACCTTCAGCTCACCTCACCGCGTACGAGAACCGGGgcgcccaccacctcggGCTGCCGGCATCTGCCACTTTAGCGGGCTGGGGTGGGAACCTGGAAGCACCGGCAGCaacaggagcagcagcagcagcactaccaccaccaccaccaccaccatcactaccgccagcaccgccagcaccgccgtggCAGTCACACGGATGGGGTAGCGCTCCGGAGGTGCAAGGCGCTGCACCAAGCAGTACCTTGCTGTATCCGCCCCTCATCACCCTCCATGAAGCACCGCCTCTCAACCATCGTGGAAGAATCGGACAAGCCGTTTGTTGACTGTCCTTTGTGGCTCCAGGAAGTTTCGGTGGCCTGCCTTTCAAGCCCGAGTCTAGGCCGCCGACATCAACGTATCATTCGCACATTGTATAACCCACCAAAGACACGCTCTGAGCCCTCCAGCCCACGCCAGCAATCGCCAAGCGCCCCACCGGATGGAAAGGACCTGGTCCAGGTCCCAGCCCAGCTGACGGACGATTCCAGTCGCCGATACGTGCGTGGTGCGTCAGCACTGCTCGCCGTCTCAACACCTCCCATCcatgggcgtcgacgccctaCGTCCCGTTCCGTGCGCTGGCGAGATAAGGCAAggtacgcacgcacgcacgcacgcagaggagagggcatcgccgccagccagcgttggctggacctggacctggacctggtGCACTTTCTGCTGGTGATACGGTGGTGTTGCAGTCGCTGACCCCCTCATCAAGCCCCCGCAAGGTGCACATACGTCTGCAACCTACAGTACCTTATGTATGTGCACCTCTGCAAGGTTGCCGTCCACGCACTGATGATTGCTCTTCTTCCCACAACGGCCCGGTGGTGCGCGGGCCACGTTGGAATTGACTGCACCCGCCGCTCCTGCTGGGTTCCaaccttgccgccgccgccgccgccctccacgGGACGAGTCGGTGCCCgtgccttgccctgccctgccctgccctgccctggcccggcctgacctgacctgactTGACCTGTTTGCCTGCTGCTTCCACCAACCTATCCATGTccgcggcccccctcccccccccgatCATCAGCGCCCACCTGCCACGCTGCCCTGTAGGGAGCTGCAGCGGGCCCGTCGAGGGCTCGAGaccgcccccctcccaccgCGTCTGCCCAATGGCTGTCCACTCCCTTGTCCCACTCCCCGCCCAAGCATGGAAACCCCATCCGCCAGCTCCctcccgtctctctctctctgtcatCCATCAGCTTCCCTAGCATGGCTGGCATGGCACGCGCACACACCTGCGCCGGCTGGGCAAACCCCGACGTGACTGCCCCCGACCCGGTGGCTCGCTTCCATCTGGACTGGCTTTGTTTAGTTTGGACTAGGCCGCCTGCGCGGGAAACATGCAAACCATGCTCGATATCGTGGGGCAGCTTCTTTGGGTGGCTGCTTGTCGGAGGTTCTGCCCTGGGGGCCTTCCATCCAAGGTACTTTGCAGTACCTCGTGtgcgctgccgttgccgttgttgctgccgctgcatgTGCCAccgcgggcgctgctgccggggGCCTGCAGGTAACTCGAGGTCCCCTTGGAGGTGCCATGGGGCCGCCTCCACTGCTACTGGCTGAGGTGTCCGGGGCCTTCCACTCCGCCCCGATCCCCACCCGCtctgggctggctgccctgctgctctcgcccgctcactcgctcgcccgcgccttgCTGCCCCGTCTCTTTCCACTCCAGCCAGACAGACGCCCGCGCTTtcgccagcccagcccagcccagcccagtcctGCACCACCAAGAGACCCGACGTGACTGGCTGGACCCGGCTCTGAGGTGCCTTCTCTCGTCCCattcctcctcttccactCCTTCACtctcttcctcgtcaccaccaccgccaaacCATCTCCCCCCCCGAGCCCGCGTCGAAAAGAGAACTTGGAAAGGGCCACCTCGCCAATTCCTTTTTCCTTTTctctttccccccctcccctttccccccgGCTATTTTTTGTTTCTTCCCCAACCGACCTCCTCCGAGATACCCACCCCCCGTTGACATACTCTGCCCTTGTCTTCTTCGGCCGCTGCACGCTTCCCTTCTTTCACTTCGTTTTGAcggctcttcttctccggaTACCCACGAAAGCCGTCGCCcatccgcctcgccttgACGCCCCCCTGCTTGACCAGCCCGACCTCCGCTCCCTCACCATGAATAAGCTGGCCAACATGCGTCACTGGTCCGAGAGGATGAGCCCCAACTTCGGAATGGGTCGTCCCAACATGCCCATGAACGCCCTCAACGCCCATCCCAAGaacgccgcccagcctgGCGGCCCCATAAGCTCGCCgcaggccgccgatgccacGATCCACTACTCGTTCAACGTTCCCTTCGCTtccgacctcgccggccccGACACCGAAGACATTGTCCACGCCACGACGGACGCCGTCCTCAGGTGGACGCATCCTAAGGACGCTCCCGATGACGTTCAAGTGCACGAGCTGCCCGTTCACGTACAGAACCTGGTCCACCTTCGCAAGCTTTGCAGCGACCTGTCCATCGGACCGCTACCCATCGAGGCCCACGTTCTGTCGACAACGCCCAAGAATGGCAGGGGCCAGCAGGTCACCACCGTCTGCCTGTCCGGCTCCCCGGAGCTGGTAAACAAGAGCAGGGAGACGATTCTCAATGAGATTCCCATCTCAATGGTATGTTTGTTTCTCCTACTGGTGCTGTTGAtatgctgctgcagcaggtgACTGACCCTGCTGCGTAGCGTTGCACCATAATCGA is part of the Purpureocillium takamizusanense chromosome 7, complete sequence genome and encodes:
- a CDS encoding uncharacterized protein (EggNog:ENOG503P4MZ), with translation MARGKASNMPSHGAGSMAGSVDKDREAFEMRQYELILQLQDTILSGRHPTIRPPKDQSAIIARPPADGYAVPSTVTDAKHANRTGGAQSSSTSKAKGKGKAPAVAKASTSSGTGPLATRAVEFDPILLEKSEELVQAELMLQRQRLERALKDEVDRRRGPRASQAEKQNAELDLSDVLSKAQALVPAVQDPPPPTATATAAAATMPAEDGLTDNKDAESDSFDDDTFYSSQHETPQSHMASRVRNASEAAHSPTVVAREPPPPAQAAPQQPPGQQPTTLPGQPTANAVRRVDAQPISLANAPTAAPQPRVVPGLNNYIGVEEASTRFVQAPTSGEQSLSDDSAHMDYEPPEAEDNMSCVAQRIDSYMEMHPPSPHIRSHALQPLAPQPSQVSLLVAASQGRMPHQQTIPRTHGTPAQVAALRNEHSTATSPDSSSQGGKGSERKKARKKKRKADRQAPDANVSPYIKPEPRSPSPIFAPEYRANKRQRQAQGRVVDLEYEPRFEPPPANGNEGQVLTRPYRDEPIPLGYEGASVYPQRAASTTYLGESRYVRQYVDDHRIPAEGHLRSYGPQSALPVQYPPPTVGYASRQVPPPLAGDGYREQPRPYGEFPGDRVRVASDGESYGAPPGAAPPRMVVDEFGREYYDPAHPAVQRPMAPSVSPGEPGVVYERLPPRTASRQAGLEPRSDAVRHSAQAPPAYAVMPRRIVTQPEYAGYDYRDTHGREYSARPMAPPAEFVEVGGPRERRFFGEAPGHLARAPSTIPADAVRYHEMPPSYGRVQSVRPEVPVREYAASVHPDSRRELAQPYVRNYGAPPLGDYRHSSHAPPGGEIAFIERPRGATQEIVYADDARREIYR